The Lolium rigidum isolate FL_2022 chromosome 1, APGP_CSIRO_Lrig_0.1, whole genome shotgun sequence region TCCTGTGGCCGTGTTCTCCTGGAGCGTCCTTAGACAAATTCTTCAGTGCAGCTGGTGCCCTCCTTCCCGCAATTCTTTGCGATTATTGCCAATTTCGCGGGGTGAGCACGTAGAACTATTTGGTGCCTCTTTCTGGCACAATCCTGGGCGCTATGGCTTATCAGAAACAAGCTATTACTATGTGGCTCTGGCTATTTGGATTTCCTATAACATTTTGTTGTTTTTAAGATATGCTAGCCTGCTAGCTAGGACATGTGCATCACTATGTGGTTCTGCCTATTTGGATTTCCTACAACATTTTGTTGTTTTTAAGATATGCTGCCTGCTAGCTAGGACATGTGCATCACTATGTGGCTCTGCCTATTTGGCTTTCCTACAACATTTTATTGTTTTTAGATATGCTAGCATGCTAGCACTTCCAATCTTGGTACGTGGGAAAAAAAGCCCGGGAGAAAACCCTCCCAGAAAACCAACAGCGATGGTGCCACCTAGGCACCTAGCGACCCCACTGTAGAAAAGTTGCCTAGACCAAGAAAACCAGCGAAGAAAGGTCGATTCGTCGTATGTAAAAAAAAAACCGTTAAATATTACTACAAAGTATGCCACCGCCAAGTAAAAATAACGATTCCATGTGCGGGACGTGCCTAAAAGTCTGTGAAGATGGAACGTTGGCCCGCATCACCGCCACCCGGCGTCGCGCTGGCCCGGTGTGGTCTTCAGGCTTCGCTCAACCTACCTCCGCGCGTCGCTCCGGTTTCGATCTTGCGAGTTGCAACACGCGTGGCTCCAACAAAGCCGGAACGACCTGCTTCAACAATTCCAAGATCTTGAATCGGGGGAGAAGGAGAAGGGGAGCTCCTCCCGTCACCGCCATTCCTAGGGGGCTACCACCAGGATACCCTGCTCAACAAGAAGGTGAACACGAGGCCGGCACTGCTGCCGGGAGGGGACGTGCAGCGTGGCTGTGGTCACCAACCCCGgcccctcgccgcctctcaagtCGCGCAGCATGGCTGTGGTGAACGACCCCGGCCGCTCTCGGCCTCTGGCGTGCGTCGAGCGCAGCTACGGGCTGCTCCTCCCCTGATTTTTCTATTTGAACTCCTCGGATGGGATTGGATGTTCTGATTGAATGATCGAGCTAGTACCACAGGTGTACGTACCTGCAATTTTCTGTTTCTCTGTATTACTTGCGAGACTGCAACTCCATCAGTCTGCAGACAGTATTTTCAGTGGGGAGCAGGAAAAATCTTGAATCATTTAGTGCATCGAACTTGAGCCCTTTCATAAATTCACTGACACCAACGACCGAGATTAGGCTTTGCTTTTATAATCTCTACGATCGAGCTGCTTTTGCTCTTTGAAGTAATAGAGAGGACGTCCAAAATGTATGATGGCTCTGGCTATATTCGTGCCCCTGATGATGCCAAAGACTGCGTTTTCCCCGCCTCTCGCTCGTCGTCGACCGCCGCCACGGGGCATTGCAGCGCCGCCGTGtactttttttcttcctttcgaGATGGTCGGGCAGGGGCAGGAAAAATAATGTAGCCGGCTCGATATATGGGTCTCAGGCCCAGCGCAGCGACCCTGAGTTCCGTTCCGTTAGTGGATGGACGCTCACGTCCGGCATGAGCTGGGCCGGTTTTAGGCAGTTCACGGCCAGgctattcttcgggacctcctttagCGAGCTGGTGAGCCCGCGTTGCtcacttgggccggcccacaaaaccgCAACCTCGCCTCACCGCGTTTTGAGGTTTTTCTTTTCAGTTAACAACGGCCAGCCGTGGAGCAGAACAAAAATAGCCTCGTCACTAACTGAAACGTGTTCGTCTCCAATACAAGCAAAtctcacaagcatttattcacatGAAGatcaaacacacacacataaaatcaaccataaatagtTCAATTATTATTACAGTACAAATAACATCAACAATGAATAATTCAAATGAATAAGAGTTGTTAGCATAGAACCACCACATTTGCAGCTAAATCTTTATTTTGGCACCACTTTATGTTTCGGAAGAAAAAAACTATCGGATTTTTCGTCGGTTTTCTCGAAAAACACTAGACCGCCTTTGATCACGAATTGATGGCCAAGCTGACAACACGACCCACTACCCAGGCAGACGTGGCAGTGCTAGACAGTGCACCGTTTGCCGTTTTGCACGCAGGTCCTCAAATTTTGTTCGCAAGTTACGCACATGCCTCTCACACCCCGCAGTTTTCAGAAAACCTACTATTTATTTTTCAAACATTCGTAAATGtatgaatatttcaaatataaactTTTTCCAAACATTCAGAACtttaaatactaattcaaatgaAAAAACTTTTAATCTGAAAAGTGCTCggatttttttgaatatttagaatataattttttaaaaacCTTTATAACTTTTAAATAATAATTCAAATGGAAAAATTATTAGTATGAAAAGTGCttagaaatgtttgaatattttaaataGTAACGTTTTCAAACATTCATAACttttaaatactaattcaaatggaaaaaaTTTAATTTAAAAAGTGATTAGAtttgtttgaatatttcaaatataatgTTTTTTCAAAACTTTGTTACTTTTAAATACcaattcaaatggaaaaactttgaatttgaatatttcaaatataatgTTTTTTCACAACCTTCCTACAAGCATCTTGTTTTTTTGTGCAAACCTACGACATTTCTCTTCTTCGGGGTTGCGGATTGTCTTTATAGTTATAAGACCAGTCATGCTAGATGTCATTAGCTAGATAGTACGTCTCGTTGTATGCATGGCACCCGATATCAGCCTACCGTTAGACTCATCATCATGAAATCATCGCACGTGCAACAAACCATTTTTTAACTTTGACTAGGAGTTGttaattttttatttgtttctATCGTTTGTCATATGTTTGTGTTATGTTAGTGGACCTATTGTCGGTCAAGCCCTATCATTTCTAAATAATATATATGGTTGTATGCAATTGATGTAGAGTCCGTTGAATTTTCTTCCTTTATTTAGCTATGGTTTAAAGTTTTGAAACCACACTCACACTTATAATGGTGTCCCCAAGTTCGTTATTAGACGGTGTAAATGTATTGTTTTACGAAATTATTAGCTAGATTTTCATCTGGTGGATAAAAAAATCATTAGGGCTATGCGATAGAAAAGTTTGACTAAATGTATTGGTAGTATTATTGTAAAAAAAATTATACGCTTCCTTTCCGAGAAGCGGTGGTTCTGTTTAAAAACTAACTCCACATTCGGTTTTCGGGTATGCCACTTAataccaatttttagattttgcatAGCCTTGAATGAAcaactttgaccattaatttgtgTACATATAATATCGTGATACTATTTGATGCAAGTTTGGTTTACTAAATCCCAAGTAATTTCCATCAATTAGTGGTTGGAGATAGAGAAGTTTGAGACAAAGCATTTTAGGATGTCATGTATTTTAGGATGGACGTTCAGGATGAATATGTAAATCAAAATTTATAAAACTAATAATAACATTTGTGATTTATAACAACACAATTATTGGTACAATATAGATCCAACAGATACAAAATATTCTTTTATCAATCAGTGCTAAgagatactccctctgttcctttctatagtgtctATAGATTTTTGtcatttgtttcataatataaggtTGTAGTTTGACTTTTTTCAACTACCccctccaccggtcaactcctacacgacatgcatgaaaaaaatccatacaaaataggaaaaagttaattgagattcctaatgcatggccccaaggattgcttagatttaggaagtaatatttttctttccttaattaaacctggctgcacatatatggagagtcaaccagacagatttgtgggatttgttacggtaagttaggaagttatcgattttcctaattttagtctgatctcaaatcgtttggcgagggggtcttgtgtaaaaaatactcttgcgctaatttccgtactaaaaatctataggcactatagaaaggaacggagggagtagaaaagtTTGATAGGTACTTCGGTAGTACATTGTCTATACTCCTATATAGTGTACCAATTTTGAAAGTTTGAATCCAACCATCATAATGCAATGTCTACCGTTGATTTGATGCCATCCAACGGCCAAAATCACTAGGATTCGCAGCTACAGTAGTACCTGTCATCTCTACATTGTTCTAGAAACATTCGTGTGCCACAGCTGGCTGGCTAGCCTATGCAGCTATGCTCTCCATATAAATCACCACTTCACCACACGGAGGATGGCCTTAGTTAGAAAAGGACGGAGCGCCAAAACAGTAGGACGTTCTAGACTTCTCACATCTATTTGCGCACTCGCGTTGACGAGATGACAGAGAGGGCAGGCAGTCTCGACGCGATGATTACGGAAGTTGACACACATAGGATGTGGCAAACAACGCTTGAGGGCATCAATTGCGTGCATGCACAATTAATTTTTAAAATCCAGCTAGCTCGACAACAAATACGGTACACTAATTCTATAGCAACAAACGCCCATAATGTCCTTGGCAAAGTGTCGGATACTGCCTGGTCAAAGAGCTGCTTCAGTAGAGCGAATTTAATGGGTGCCGTTAATCTTCCATTAGTCATGTTTGTAAAGCAGATACCCTCTAAGCCTTAAAAATAATGTTACAATTTTTTCTAAAGTCGGATGTATATATACAATAAATAGTGTCAAGGTACATCCAAAATTTAAAAATACTATAATATGTTTTTAAGATGGGGTACCATATTTTCTAATCATATCAAGTTTTATCGTAAAAGGCCATGTGTATAACACGTGCCTTCGGCTAAACAAGTTGTCGTATGCATGAAAACGGCAGTTCGTTTAGTCGCGTGTGGCTTGCAGCTCGCTGGCACCGCGTTCATGGAAAGTTGCATCAGTGCCGGGAACACCCTCATTGGTGACATACTGGCATGCATGTTAGAAGATATCTTTGAAGATGATCAAAGCTTTACAAGTAGAAATAAAAAGTTTAAAAGGAACAAGAAATTCAACCAGGAGTACATCCATGGCATCAATTTACATTTAAGCATGTGAAAGTATCCACGTTTCAGTAAGACATAATTTTATTAAATTTAATACATGTAATGCAATTTTGAGGGAAAATTAGGAGGTTTATTCGCTGCAACGATTGTTTTTTAACGTGCAAAGCACGTGAAGCTGACTAGTAAAAGTATGTTTCAGGACAAATTCACACATTCGATTTACAGATATGATACTTCaaccaaattttaaaaaataagcaATGTTCAGGAATCAGTGCTACGAGATAGACCGCATGTATTGGTAGCTTGGTAGTATAGAAAAAATTGGTTTTCAGATCGAAAAAATAATGCGGTGAGCGTGGATCGAACACGCGACCTTCAGATCTTCAGTCTGACGCTCTCCCAACTGAGCTATCCCCGCTTAAACGAAATTATGTCGCGGTTAAGATTTATATATAAACTTTAATATGTGTGCCTATTCAATATGCAGCACAGACATGATCTTTGTCCATCTAGACCaataggaaaagaaaagaatacaAATCGGATGATTCGGATCATATGTTACTGTAAATTCTATCACCTGCCCTTCTCTAAACAGAAATACAGTATTAATTACAGACACCTCATCTGAGAAAACTTGCAAGGTCTGCACAGTGCCTCTTAGAGAAGGCCACACCAAGATGAAGATGATTGTTCCTGAACTCTTCACAAGGTGGAAGGAAAAAACTTCACGCGGTCTCCTCTCCATGCGGAGACACGCAATGCCATGTAACCTGACGTCTTATATCAACGTTTCTCAAAAAGATCCCTAGCATCGGTCCACGCTGCACATGCACACCGGCAATGTCAATTGGAAGGACATAGCTGATCGTCGGTAGCGCTGTGCTGTTCGGTGCATTGCTTGGCCCTGCAGGATAATGCGTGCAGGACCTGCAGGATAATACTTGCATGTCTTGTAGGGATAATACAGTGTTATTAGTCACATCCATCCGTGTCCTAGGTTTCGAGACACGTCAAGCCTGCAAGGTGATTTACACAACAGCTTTCTTTTAGACCAAATAAACGTGAACAGTTACTAGAAATTTTGACAGAAATATAGAATGTATAAAATACGCATATGCATACTTGTGGATACAAGCCTATGTGTTTAGCAATCTCCATCTTCCTTATAATATACTGGTGCCACATCTTCGGTTTATTAAGCTGAAAATGAAAGATGAaactgaaaatgagttgccatcttcttccagaacacacaAGAACAAGCATGCATACCTTATTCCAAACCGCCCATGTAATCAGCTCACGTGCTCCATCCTGGGCTGCCTAAATAAAAAACAGTGTTTGTGCCATTGATGTGATTAATCAGTATTGCATTCCGGTTACAAATTCATGTCCACTATGCATCGAACTTACGTCATCAGGGATGCCTTCCACGCAGGTATCAAACTAAACAAGAGACAGAGCATATGAAAGGCATTAGCAAAGATCACGCACGGTCACTAACCAGAAATCAAAGGATCAAGGTGCAAATCGCAGACCATCTGCTAATTATAAGAACATACCTCTAAAAACAGATCAGAAATGTCACTACGATCCAGTGCAAACTGGATTTTTCTTCGATATCGAGGGAAGATATCTTGTCGATTGACTTCGACCAAAGCAGCTGTGGAATCAATCTGAGCCACGTTCAAGAAAGGAAACTTGACCAAGTATATACAGCAGGCACAAAAACACGGACAGACGCTACTGTTGCTTATTCCATGAGTACATCACAAATGCTAACCTTTTTCTCAGTCATACACTTCCAAATCTCAAAAAAGAGACGATCAATGTCTTCACGCTGCCAATAATCAAACATCACATCCGACACATGCTCCTGAACCAAAGGAATAATGTTGTTGTCAAATACAACAAAGACCTGCGCTGAACACAGGAATTAAATATATGTAGATACGACTGTACCTTAAAGGCCATTAGAGCAAAAAAATGGCTCATGCGTGGAAAGCCTGCCGCGATCCTCACTGCTTGGCGGAATCCTCTATTGTTCATCTCTATCCACTAAAGAGCAAAGTTAATCATGGTATTATACCACGTTTGTACCTTTACTCCATTATTTTCTTTAGGGCATATTTACCTCGGAAGATGCTAGTTGACATTCCATGTAACGTTTAACCCACTGCTCAAAACATATAGATTATCAgcctccaaaaaaaaaacatgaaattaATATATTGTAAACTTTCATAGCTTTGCCTGAAGAAATGAAGATGCATACCTTGATTTTCtttgatatttcttcaaagagctTAACATACTCTTCATCAATTTCATAGCTAGTAAACGATGAGCGGTATGTCACCCAATCGAAGTACCTTATACCATCCTGCAATCCAGAGGGGAAAGACGTAACTACACTGGAAATTCAGTGAACGGTATCAGTACTGTTCAAGGTACGGTGAAATTTCCATCATCACGGAAGTGGTAAAATAAGTCAGCAGATCGCAATGGTTCTGAAGAATAAGGAGAAAACACATAACTTGGACATCACGGTAAATTTGAAGTGTGCGAACTGATAGATTTAATAGAACCTGATCGCCTTGAGTTTCAGCCCAGATATTTCAACAGCAAACTCAGTAGTACCCACTTCCGTGGAAGGCTCAAAAACAACATGCTCtaagaatgaatgaatgaatgaatgaatgaacgaATGGTAGGAGATATATCACATGTTGATCATAACCCCGTGAACAATAAATAAAGAATATGGACATGGCATTGTAACACCTGTTCTGTTTTTCGATTCTAAATAATCGCCGAACTAGCAACCATTACAAGTATCAGCAGACAAACTTACTTCTCTAAGGACAAGGCGATGGTAGTCGCCCAAGTCATCGAGCGAGGAGTAGTTACGGTCAAAGTACCAATCGACAGCGTCATCTTTCTCATAGTCAGCAAGCAAGGCCTTGAGATTTTCCGGAGAGTACTCCTTTGTCAGTGTCACCTCGTCCAGATCTTCTACGCAAACTCCTCGGGCCAACTACGCACAACATAAACATACGCAGTGAGGGATAAAGTTCAGTCGCAAAACAGGAGGATTGCAAATTACAGACTCACACACGACATGAAAGATGTGGATGAGAAGGAACCTTGGAAGCCCTGGCACGGTAGAGAGCGAGGCGCCCATAGAGCTTGCGCTGCTCTTCCTTGTCCAGACTGCGCGCAGAGATGGTGATAGGAGCAGGCCTGGTGGCCAAAACCTTGAGGTATCCAAGGAACTCCTCATCGCTGATAATGTCATtttcctccagctcatcccgTGGTGCGACCATGTCAATGACACGCGCGATCTCGGTGGAAGGTTCTTGGTGATCCGCGCCGGCATGAACGTCAGAGGATGATGAGCTAGTACGGGCACCGCCAAtctcgccggaatccctggtgggaGATGGGCATTGGTGCTTGGGCCTCTTCTGTCCCGTCCATGCCCCTCCTTCATCACTGGCGCCGCTCGCCGGATCGTGCATCTCTCCTCCGGCGATACCCTGATCCATTTCGGgtgggaacaagagagagaggggcGAGGGTTCCTTCCCACCGGCTGACGAACCCGATCAAGACGGTGTGTCAGGGTA contains the following coding sequences:
- the LOC124655866 gene encoding uncharacterized protein LOC124655866; this translates as MDQGIAGGEMHDPASGASDEGGAWTGQKRPKHQCPSPTRDSGEIGGARTSSSSSDVHAGADHQEPSTEIARVIDMVAPRDELEENDIISDEEFLGYLKVLATRPAPITISARSLDKEEQRKLYGRLALYRARASKLARGVCVEDLDEVTLTKEYSPENLKALLADYEKDDAVDWYFDRNYSSLDDLGDYHRLVLREDGIRYFDWVTYRSSFTSYEIDEEYVKLFEEISKKIKWVKRYMECQLASSEWIEMNNRGFRQAVRIAAGFPRMSHFFALMAFKEHVSDVMFDYWQREDIDRLFFEIWKCMTEKKIDSTAALVEVNRQDIFPRYRRKIQFALDRSDISDLFLEFDTCVEGIPDDAAQDGARELITWAVWNKLNKPKMWHQYIIRKMEIAKHIGLYPQA